In Rhizobium lusitanum, a genomic segment contains:
- a CDS encoding Y4yA family PLP-dependent enzyme codes for MTLYRQGSDAGLSPILRPRTADLISHNGTLLIEWVEKHGSPFHLVSPEALGENARALTDVLAQHGVNHALYYGAKVNKSPGLMHAALNAGIGVDVSSLYELRDTLALGAAGDRIVATGPAKTRAFHDALIACKALISVDSPEELDDLSARLPEDGEPQPVLLRLRPGSQAGSRFGMDADEVLLCLSVIAADKRFRFDGLHFHLSGYGWETRAAAIREASWLISEARAIGLTPRMIDIGGGLPIRYVDARGYQAHIERQSAADYRNHKQPSSFYPYGGEVSAADWLGCLLAAALDDGRSIADYFRDENLTLALEPGRALADQAAVSVFRITRVKTLGPDTAVVFVEGSSFSACETWFASEFLIDPIIIPAAAYTPAEKPCKAYLAGHSCLDEDVLTNRWLDFPAMPRAGDLLVYANTAGYQMDLLENEFHRHPMPKRFRVHHGADGMPFLTTDDLEMYL; via the coding sequence ATGACGCTATATCGGCAAGGATCTGATGCTGGTCTCTCTCCCATTCTGCGCCCCCGAACAGCTGATCTTATCAGCCACAATGGCACGTTGCTGATCGAGTGGGTGGAGAAACATGGCTCCCCATTTCATTTGGTAAGCCCCGAGGCATTGGGCGAAAATGCGCGTGCGCTGACCGACGTGCTCGCGCAACATGGAGTAAATCACGCGCTCTATTATGGCGCGAAGGTCAACAAGTCGCCGGGTTTGATGCATGCTGCGCTCAATGCCGGTATCGGCGTCGACGTCTCCAGCCTCTATGAACTGCGGGACACGCTGGCGCTGGGTGCTGCGGGAGACCGCATTGTCGCAACCGGCCCTGCGAAAACGCGGGCATTTCACGATGCGCTGATTGCCTGCAAGGCGCTGATCTCGGTCGATTCGCCGGAAGAACTGGATGACCTCTCTGCCCGCCTGCCGGAGGATGGAGAGCCGCAGCCAGTGCTGCTGCGCCTGCGCCCCGGCAGTCAGGCCGGTAGCCGCTTCGGCATGGACGCCGATGAGGTGCTGCTTTGCCTGTCAGTCATTGCCGCCGATAAGCGGTTTCGCTTCGACGGTCTGCATTTCCATCTCTCCGGCTATGGCTGGGAAACGCGGGCCGCCGCAATCCGCGAAGCCTCCTGGTTGATCAGCGAGGCGCGCGCGATTGGCCTCACTCCCAGAATGATCGATATCGGCGGCGGACTGCCGATACGCTATGTCGATGCGCGTGGCTATCAAGCTCACATCGAGCGCCAGAGCGCGGCGGACTATCGCAACCATAAGCAGCCGTCTTCCTTCTATCCGTATGGCGGCGAGGTTTCGGCCGCCGACTGGCTGGGCTGCCTGCTTGCCGCGGCACTCGACGACGGCCGGAGCATCGCCGACTATTTCAGGGACGAGAACCTCACGCTGGCGCTGGAACCCGGCCGCGCCTTGGCCGACCAGGCCGCCGTCTCCGTCTTCAGGATCACCCGCGTCAAGACGCTGGGGCCGGACACGGCCGTCGTCTTCGTGGAAGGCAGCAGCTTCAGTGCCTGCGAGACCTGGTTCGCATCGGAGTTCCTGATCGATCCGATCATCATTCCCGCTGCCGCGTACACGCCTGCCGAAAAGCCATGCAAGGCCTATCTCGCAGGCCATAGCTGCCTTGACGAGGACGTACTGACCAACCGCTGGCTGGATTTCCCCGCCATGCCCCGCGCCGGTGATCTTCTGGTCTATGCCAACACAGCCGGATACCAGATGGATCTGCTCGAAAACGAATTTCATCGCCATCCGATGCCGAAGCGCTTCCGTGTGCATCACGGTGCGGACGGCATGCCTTTTCTCACCACCGACGATTTGGAGATGTACCTATGA
- a CDS encoding NAD/NADP octopine/nopaline dehydrogenase family protein: MKVTICGAGRTGHLNAVLFKQRPETVVSVLTSSTSVAEQWAAGNDIWQALTPEGQVLSGRPDYVGTDPDRALEDADIVVVTQPAHLRSDLLARIAPHLPRDKPVYIGAIPGFCGFDWLAAQAFAGQDNVVIWGMKDVPHTAFELVAGRQVRMGGAKAELFAALHARESTADRSRLQHMLGQLFEAPVTMLDNYLEITLTPGNALMHPAVLYGLLGPEAPWHDKPFETPLCWWSDCPREGAELLEACDAENQAIRNAAQERFGIDLSSVKPLRQELIEAYGDQIEDDRTMYSLLRTNRAYAGILAPLIPNPHGAGYLIDRDSRAFHEDIAFGLALLVEVASRLRVPIPAITKTYSWARDYHGALPQPSHTHVPTNWPGVA; this comes from the coding sequence ATGAAAGTAACGATCTGCGGGGCCGGTCGCACCGGCCATCTGAATGCCGTCCTCTTCAAACAGCGGCCGGAGACGGTGGTATCCGTGCTGACCAGCTCCACTTCGGTGGCCGAGCAATGGGCGGCCGGGAACGACATATGGCAGGCGCTTACTCCGGAGGGCCAGGTGCTTTCCGGGCGGCCCGATTATGTCGGAACCGATCCCGACCGGGCGCTTGAGGACGCGGATATCGTGGTGGTTACGCAGCCAGCCCATCTCCGTTCCGATCTCCTGGCGAGGATCGCACCGCATCTGCCGCGCGACAAACCGGTCTATATCGGTGCCATTCCCGGCTTCTGCGGCTTCGACTGGCTGGCTGCGCAAGCGTTTGCCGGTCAGGACAATGTGGTGATCTGGGGCATGAAAGACGTGCCCCATACCGCATTCGAGCTGGTTGCCGGCAGGCAGGTTCGCATGGGCGGCGCAAAGGCCGAGCTTTTCGCCGCGCTGCATGCGCGCGAAAGCACGGCCGACCGTAGCCGACTGCAACATATGCTCGGACAGCTTTTCGAAGCGCCCGTGACCATGCTCGACAATTATCTCGAAATCACCTTGACGCCGGGTAACGCTCTCATGCATCCCGCCGTCTTGTACGGGCTCCTCGGCCCCGAAGCCCCATGGCACGACAAACCGTTCGAGACGCCGCTATGCTGGTGGAGCGATTGCCCGCGTGAAGGGGCAGAGTTGCTGGAAGCCTGTGACGCCGAAAATCAGGCAATCCGCAACGCGGCGCAGGAGCGTTTCGGCATCGATCTGAGCTCGGTCAAGCCGCTGCGCCAGGAGCTCATCGAGGCTTATGGCGATCAGATCGAGGATGATCGCACCATGTATTCCCTGTTGCGCACCAATCGAGCCTATGCCGGAATCCTGGCGCCGCTGATACCCAATCCTCACGGCGCCGGTTACCTGATCGACCGCGACAGCAGGGCCTTTCACGAGGATATCGCCTTCGGGCTCGCCCTTCTCGTGGAGGTGGCTTCGCGCCTGCGCGTACCGATCCCGGCGATCACGAAAACCTATTCCTGGGCGCGGGACTATCATGGCGCATTGCCTCAGCCCTCGCACACCCATGTTCCCACCAACTGGCCGGGAGTTGCCTGA
- a CDS encoding PLP-dependent cysteine synthase family protein yields MTYTTITQFIGQTPLMSIDLPGRNATLILKIEKNNPGGSMKDRMARSMVVAALNDGRLKPGGTIVESSSGNTGIGLALAALEFDMRFIAVVDHHAAPDKIRTMRALGAEIRYVEGTYREDEVAVVERQRLASQLGAQLPGALFMNQSDNPANPEGYAGFVEELLTQLPEGIDAFVGCVGTGGSMTGISQGLKRHNARIKTIAVEPAGSIVFGKPGYPYYQSGTGTPAGDEVGKVLDYSCIDEGVQVTDTQAFETARYIARRKGLLVGGSTGGAIYKALEFIVAGKLSGNVVTTVADGGEKYLSSFFDDEWMEKRGLLDPSIADQLDGWLVNRARAA; encoded by the coding sequence ATGACTTACACGACGATAACCCAGTTTATCGGCCAGACGCCGTTGATGTCGATAGATCTGCCCGGTCGGAACGCGACTCTGATCCTCAAGATCGAGAAGAACAATCCGGGCGGCTCGATGAAGGACCGGATGGCACGCAGCATGGTGGTTGCCGCGCTGAACGATGGTCGCCTGAAGCCGGGCGGTACCATCGTCGAATCCTCCTCCGGCAATACCGGTATCGGCCTTGCGCTTGCCGCCCTTGAATTCGACATGCGTTTCATCGCGGTGGTGGATCATCATGCCGCTCCGGACAAGATCCGCACGATGCGGGCGCTCGGGGCGGAGATTCGTTATGTCGAAGGCACCTACCGCGAGGATGAGGTCGCCGTGGTCGAACGCCAGCGTCTCGCCTCGCAGCTCGGCGCCCAGCTTCCCGGCGCGCTGTTCATGAACCAGTCCGACAATCCGGCAAATCCAGAAGGTTATGCCGGTTTCGTCGAGGAGCTCCTGACCCAGCTGCCTGAAGGCATCGACGCATTCGTCGGTTGCGTGGGCACCGGCGGCTCGATGACCGGTATTTCCCAAGGCCTCAAGCGGCATAATGCTCGCATCAAGACCATCGCGGTCGAGCCCGCCGGATCGATCGTCTTCGGAAAACCGGGCTATCCCTATTACCAGTCCGGTACGGGCACACCCGCCGGCGACGAGGTTGGCAAGGTGCTGGACTATTCCTGCATCGACGAAGGTGTTCAGGTCACTGACACCCAGGCCTTCGAGACGGCCCGCTATATTGCTCGACGCAAGGGGCTCCTGGTTGGCGGCTCGACCGGCGGCGCCATCTACAAGGCGCTGGAATTCATCGTGGCCGGCAAACTGAGCGGCAACGTGGTAACGACCGTAGCCGATGGAGGCGAGAAATATCTTAGCTCCTTCTTCGACGACGAGTGGATGGAAAAGCGCGGTCTTCTCGATCCTTCGATCGCCGACCAACTCGACGGCTGGTTGGTGAACAGGGCGCGGGCAGCATGA